CGCCGTCCAGGAGACCTACGCCCGCTGGTACGCGATGTCCCCGGCGCAACGCGACGCCGTCGAGTCCCCCGGCGCCTGGCTGACCACCGTCGCCGGCCGCGTCTGCCTGGACCTGCTCGGCTCGGCCCGCGCCCGCCGCGAGCGCTACGTCGGCGAGTGGATCCCCGAGCCGCTGCCCGGACCGGGGGAGTCGCCGGCCGACCCGGCCGAGCGGGTCACCCTCGACGAGTCGGTCACCATGGCCCTGCTCGTCGTGCTCGACGCGATGACCCCGGCCGAGCGCGTCGCGTTCGTCCTGCACGACGTCTTCCGCTACCCCTTCGCCGACATCGCCCGCATCGTCGGGCGCACCCCGGCGGCCTGCCGCCAACTGGCCTCCTCCGCCCGCCGCCGCGTCCGGGCCGCCGACGCGCCCGCCGCACCGCCCGCCCGGCAGGCCGACCTCGTCCGCGGCTTCAAGCGGGCCTGGGAGGCCCGCGACGTCGACGCGCTGCTGGCCGTGCTCGACCCCGACGCCACCGCCGTCGCCGACAGCGGCGGCCGGGCCGCGGCCCTGCCCCACCCCGTCCGGGGCGCCCGGGAGATCGCCCGCCGGTACGTCGGGATCGCCAGGGCCGCCACCGGCGTCACGCTGCTGGAGCGCACCGTCAACGGCCTGCCCGGCCTGGTGGCCCGGGAGGACGGCGTCACCGTGACGGTGTTCGCCTTCCACGTCGTGGACGACCGGATCAGGCACATCTGGGTGATGCGCAACCCCGACAAGCTCCGCGCCTGGGCGTGAGCCGGATCACTTGAGGGCAGCTCACACTTCGCCGGGCTGCCTCGTCGGTAGTGGCGGGAACAGCGAACGACGAGTGAGGACCGAGCACATGAACGCACGTTTCGACTACGCCGCCAACCCCGTCGGCGGCAAGGTCGTCAAGCACCTCGTCGCGGCGGGCAACGCCGTGGCGGCCGCGCTGCCCGCCACCACCCGGCACCTGGTGGAGATCCGGGCCAGCCAGCTCAACGGCTGCGGCTACTGCCTGGACATGCACACCAAGGACGCCGCCCACGCCGGGGAGACCCCCGAACGCCTCAACCTGGTCGCGGCCTGGCGCGAGGCGGGCGTGTTCACCGAGGCCGAGCGGGCCGCCCTGGAGCTGACCGAGCAGGGCACCCGCCTGGCCGACGCGCCCGGCGCGGTCACCGACGAGGTCTGGGCCGCCGCGGCGAAGCACCACGACGAGGACCAGCTCGCCGCCCTGGTCGCCCTCGTCGCGGTCATCAACGCCTGGAACCGGCTCAACGTCGTCACCCGGCAGCCCGCGGGCGACTACCGGCCGGGCCGGTGGGGGTGACGGCGGCGCGGGTGGACTTCGGCGGTCTCCGACCGACCCGGTGACCACCCGGACCCGGGTGTGGGGCCCGGCACCGGGCCCCACACCTCACCCGAGCGGGCGCTCCGGGTAGCCGAAGTCGATCGCGCTCACGTCGTCCAGCGCCGACCGGATCGCCGGCGGCAGCGTCAGGTCCTCGGCCGCCAGCGACCCCAGCAGCTGGCCGGTGTCGCGCGCGCCCACCACCGGCGCCACCACGCCGGGCCGGTCCCGCACCCACGCCAGCGCCACGCACAGCGCGTTGGTGCCCAGCCCGTCCGCCGCGGTCGCCACCGCCTGCACGATCCGCGCCGCCCGCTCCGTGCGGTGCTGCTCCACGTAGCCGGCGAAGTGCGCCGACGCGCCCCGCGAGTCCGCGGGCGTGCCGTTGCGGTACTTGCCCGTCAGCACGCCCCGCCCCAGCGGCGCCCACGGCAGCAGCCCGATCCCGTGGTGCTGCGCGGCGGGCACCACCTCCCGCTCCACGCCGCGCTCCAGCAGCGAGTACTCCACCTGCGTGGACACCAGCGGCGTGTGCCCGGGCAGCGCCGCGGCCGTGCCCAGCTGCCAACCCGAGTAGTTCGACACCCCCGCGTAGCGCACCCTGCCCGAGGACACCGCCGCGTCGAGCGCCGACAGCGTCTCCTCCAGCGGCACGCCGGCGTCCCAGGCGTGCAGCTGCCACAGGTCGACGTGCTCCACGCCGAGCCGCCGCAGCGAGCCGTCCAAGGCGTGCAGCAGCGCGCCCCGGGAGGCGCCGCCGCCGAACGGGCCGTCGTTGCGCCGCGCCACCGCCTTGGTCGCGATCACCAGCTCGTCCCGCGGCACGACCTCGCCCAGCAGGCCGCCCAGGATGCGCTCGCTCTCGCCCTCCACGTACACGTCCGCGGTGTCCACCAGCGTGCCGCCCGCCTCGGTGAACGCCAGCAGCTGGGTCGCCGCCTCGTCCGCGTCGGTGTCCCGGCCCCAGGTCATCGTGCCCAGGGCGATCCGGGAGACCCGCAGACCGCTGCGGCCGAGGTATCGCTGTTCCACGCGGGGGAGCCTAAAGGGTGATCGACTTGGGGGCGGGGCGCGGCACGCGGCCTGTCAAGGGGTATTCCGGGTGCACCCGCCCTGGCGGAGCAGGTTACCGACCGGTACGGTCCCGGCTGTGCGACTGGGACTGAACCTCGGGTACTGGGGCGCGGGCAACGACGCCGCGAACCTCGAACTGGCCAGGGAAGCCGACCGGCTGGGCTTCTCGGTGGTGTGGGCCGCGGAGGCGTACGGCTCCGACGCGCCCACCGTGCTGTCGTGGGTGGCCGCGCAGACCGAGCGCGTGGACGTGGGCAGCGCGGTCATGCAGATCCCCGCGCGGACCCCGGCCATGGCCGCGATGACCGCCGCGACCCTCGACACCCTCTCCGGCGGCCGCTTCCGGATGGGCCTGGGCGTGTCCGGCCCGCAGGTCTCCGAGGGCTGGCACGGCGTGCGCTTCGACAAGCCGCTGGCCCGCACCCGCGAGTACGTCGACATCGTGCGCGCCGCCCTGCGCCGCGAGCGCCTGCGCTACGACGGCGAGCACTACCGGCTGCCGCTGCCCGACGGCCCCGGCAAGGCGCTGACCCTGACCGTGCACCCGGTGCGCGAGCGGATCCCCGTCTACCTGGCCGCGGTGGGGCCGAAGAACGTGGAACTGGCCGGCGAGGTCGCCGACGGCTGGCTGGCGGTGTTCTTCTCCCCGGAGCACTCCGCCGACTCCGTGGCCGCCCTGCGCGCCGGCCGCGAGAAGGCCGGCAGGACCCTCGACGGGTTCGACGTGGTGCCCACCGCGCCGCTGTTCGTCGGCGAGGACTGGCGCGCCTGCGCCGACCACGTCCGCCCCTACGCCGCGCTCTACGTCGGCGGCATGGGCAGCCGCCGGAAGAACTTCTACAACGACCTGGCCGTGCGCATGGGCTTCGCCGCCGAGGCCGCCGAGGTGCAGGAGAAGTACCTGGCCCGCGACTACGAGGGCGCCATGGCCGCGCTGCCGGTGGACTTCCTCGACGCCACCTCGCTGCTGGGCCCGAAGGAGCGCATAGCAGACCGCATGCGGGCCTACGCCGAGGCGGGGGTCACCACTCTGACGGTTTCACCCATGCTGCAAGATCTTGAGCAGGGGATCGCCGCGCTGCGCACGGCGACCGAAGCTCTGGATCTGGCAGGAGTGGGTAGTTGAGCTGGTTGCAGGCCATTGTCCTAGGACTCGTCCAAGGTCTCACGGAATTCCTGCCCATTTCCTCGTCGGCGCACGTCAGGATCGTCTCCACGCTGTTCTTCGGCAACGACGCCGGCGCGTCGTTCACCGCGGTCATCCAGCTGGGCACCGAGATCGCCGTGCTGATCTACTTCGCCCGCGACATCGGCAACTTCGTCGCGGCCTGGTTCCGCGGGCTGTTCAGCAGGGCGGCCCGCGCCACCGAGGACTACCGGATGGCCTGGTACGTCATCATCGGGTCGATCCCGATCAGCGTGCTGGGCTACCTGTTCAAGGACGAGATCCGCTCCTCGTTCCGCAACCTGTGGATCACCGCGACCGTGCTGGTGGTGTTCGGCCTGCTGCTGGGCCTGGCCGACCAGTTCGCCCAGCACGCCCGCGACCGGCTCCAGCTCAAGGACGCCGTCGGCATGGGCCTGGCCCAGGCGCTGGCGCTGATCCCGGGCGTGTCCCGCTCCGGCGGCACCCTGACCGCGGGCCTGTTCCTCGGCCTCGACCGCGCCGCCGCCGCCCGCTACTCGTTCCTGCTGGCCCTGCCCGCGGTGTTCGGCGCGGGCCTGTTCAGCATCCCCGACGTGCTCGACCGCTCCGAGCCCAACGCCGCCAGCGTCCCGCAGATGGTCGTCGCCACGGTCATCGCCTTCGCCGTCGGCTACGCCACGATCGCGTGGTTGCTGCGCTACGTCTCCAAGCACAGCTACTCGGCGTTCGTGTGGTACCGGCTGCTGCTG
This portion of the Saccharothrix syringae genome encodes:
- a CDS encoding carboxymuconolactone decarboxylase family protein, with translation MNARFDYAANPVGGKVVKHLVAAGNAVAAALPATTRHLVEIRASQLNGCGYCLDMHTKDAAHAGETPERLNLVAAWREAGVFTEAERAALELTEQGTRLADAPGAVTDEVWAAAAKHHDEDQLAALVALVAVINAWNRLNVVTRQPAGDYRPGRWG
- a CDS encoding aldo/keto reductase, whose translation is MEQRYLGRSGLRVSRIALGTMTWGRDTDADEAATQLLAFTEAGGTLVDTADVYVEGESERILGGLLGEVVPRDELVIATKAVARRNDGPFGGGASRGALLHALDGSLRRLGVEHVDLWQLHAWDAGVPLEETLSALDAAVSSGRVRYAGVSNYSGWQLGTAAALPGHTPLVSTQVEYSLLERGVEREVVPAAQHHGIGLLPWAPLGRGVLTGKYRNGTPADSRGASAHFAGYVEQHRTERAARIVQAVATAADGLGTNALCVALAWVRDRPGVVAPVVGARDTGQLLGSLAAEDLTLPPAIRSALDDVSAIDFGYPERPLG
- the sigJ gene encoding RNA polymerase sigma factor SigJ; the protein is MTTPPDPEVLRERRRLINLAYRLLGSLTEAEDAVQETYARWYAMSPAQRDAVESPGAWLTTVAGRVCLDLLGSARARRERYVGEWIPEPLPGPGESPADPAERVTLDESVTMALLVVLDAMTPAERVAFVLHDVFRYPFADIARIVGRTPAACRQLASSARRRVRAADAPAAPPARQADLVRGFKRAWEARDVDALLAVLDPDATAVADSGGRAAALPHPVRGAREIARRYVGIARAATGVTLLERTVNGLPGLVAREDGVTVTVFAFHVVDDRIRHIWVMRNPDKLRAWA
- a CDS encoding LLM class F420-dependent oxidoreductase encodes the protein MRLGLNLGYWGAGNDAANLELAREADRLGFSVVWAAEAYGSDAPTVLSWVAAQTERVDVGSAVMQIPARTPAMAAMTAATLDTLSGGRFRMGLGVSGPQVSEGWHGVRFDKPLARTREYVDIVRAALRRERLRYDGEHYRLPLPDGPGKALTLTVHPVRERIPVYLAAVGPKNVELAGEVADGWLAVFFSPEHSADSVAALRAGREKAGRTLDGFDVVPTAPLFVGEDWRACADHVRPYAALYVGGMGSRRKNFYNDLAVRMGFAAEAAEVQEKYLARDYEGAMAALPVDFLDATSLLGPKERIADRMRAYAEAGVTTLTVSPMLQDLEQGIAALRTATEALDLAGVGS
- a CDS encoding undecaprenyl-diphosphate phosphatase, which encodes MSWLQAIVLGLVQGLTEFLPISSSAHVRIVSTLFFGNDAGASFTAVIQLGTEIAVLIYFARDIGNFVAAWFRGLFSRAARATEDYRMAWYVIIGSIPISVLGYLFKDEIRSSFRNLWITATVLVVFGLLLGLADQFAQHARDRLQLKDAVGMGLAQALALIPGVSRSGGTLTAGLFLGLDRAAAARYSFLLALPAVFGAGLFSIPDVLDRSEPNAASVPQMVVATVIAFAVGYATIAWLLRYVSKHSYSAFVWYRLLLGIVLMGLLSMGLINPT